The proteins below are encoded in one region of Serratia symbiotica:
- a CDS encoding aspartate:alanine antiporter: MNINVVSLLNGNYILLLFVVLALGLCLGKVRLGSVQLGNSIGVLVVSLLLGQQHFAINTEALNLGFMLFIFCVGVEAGPNFFSIFFRDGKNYLMLALVMVGSAMVIAIGLGKMFHWNIGLTAGMLAGSMTSTPVLVGAGDTLRSTMVNSSALLTAQDHLSLGYALTYLIGLVSLIFGARYLPKLQHQDLSTSAQQIARERGLDSDSQHKVYLPVIRAYRVGPELVAWADGKNLRKLGIYHQTGCYIERIRRNGILANPDGDAVLQVGDEISLVGYPDAHARLDPNFRNGKEVFDRDLLDMRIVTEAIVVKNSNAVNKRLSQLKLTDHGCFLNRVIRSQIEMPIDDSIVLHKGDILQVSGDTRRVKNVAEKIGFISIHSQVTDLLAFCAFFIIGLLIGQITIQFSHFSFGIGNAAGLLISGIMLGFLRANHPTFGYIPQGALNMVKEFGLMIFMASVGLSAGTGISHSLGTIGGKMLIAGLLVSLVPVVLCFLFGAYVLRMNRALLFGAIMGARTCAPAMEIISDTARSNIPALGYAGTYAIANVLLTLAGSLIVVLWPEIPG, from the coding sequence GTGAATATAAACGTCGTTAGTTTGCTGAACGGTAACTATATCCTGTTACTGTTCGTGGTACTCGCACTAGGGCTGTGCCTCGGTAAAGTTCGCTTGGGTTCCGTTCAACTCGGAAATTCCATTGGTGTTTTGGTGGTTTCTTTGCTGCTAGGCCAGCAACACTTCGCCATTAATACCGAAGCGCTGAATCTCGGCTTTATGTTATTTATTTTCTGCGTGGGCGTGGAAGCCGGGCCTAACTTTTTCTCAATTTTCTTCCGCGATGGCAAAAATTACCTGATGTTGGCGCTGGTGATGGTCGGTTCAGCAATGGTAATCGCCATCGGACTTGGCAAAATGTTCCACTGGAACATCGGATTAACTGCTGGCATGCTAGCCGGTTCGATGACTTCAACGCCGGTACTGGTGGGCGCTGGCGATACACTACGTAGCACCATGGTCAATAGTTCAGCCCTTTTGACGGCGCAGGATCATTTGAGCCTTGGCTACGCCCTGACTTACCTGATCGGTCTGGTAAGCCTGATCTTCGGCGCACGCTACCTACCAAAGCTACAACATCAGGATCTATCCACTTCAGCCCAACAGATCGCCCGCGAGCGTGGCTTGGATAGCGATAGCCAACACAAAGTCTATTTGCCGGTGATCCGTGCCTACCGCGTCGGACCAGAGTTGGTAGCCTGGGCTGATGGTAAGAACCTGCGCAAATTGGGCATCTATCACCAGACTGGCTGTTACATTGAGCGCATTCGCCGCAACGGCATTCTGGCCAATCCAGATGGTGATGCAGTGCTACAAGTGGGCGATGAGATCTCACTGGTTGGCTACCCAGACGCCCACGCACGCTTAGATCCCAACTTCCGCAACGGCAAGGAGGTATTTGACCGCGATTTGCTTGATATGCGCATCGTCACCGAAGCCATCGTGGTGAAAAATAGCAACGCGGTAAACAAGCGTTTGAGTCAGCTCAAGCTAACCGACCACGGCTGCTTCCTCAACCGAGTGATCCGCAGCCAGATTGAAATGCCTATTGATGACAGTATCGTGCTCCATAAGGGCGATATATTACAGGTGAGCGGCGACACACGCCGGGTGAAGAACGTGGCGGAGAAGATCGGTTTTATCTCAATCCACAGCCAGGTAACCGACCTGCTGGCATTCTGCGCCTTCTTTATCATCGGCTTACTGATTGGCCAGATCACCATTCAGTTCAGCCATTTCTCGTTCGGTATTGGCAATGCCGCTGGCCTGCTGATATCCGGTATCATGCTCGGCTTCCTACGCGCCAACCATCCGACCTTTGGATACATCCCGCAAGGTGCATTAAACATGGTGAAAGAATTCGGCCTCATGATTTTTATGGCCAGCGTGGGCCTGAGCGCGGGTACCGGCATCAGCCACAGCCTGGGTACAATCGGCGGTAAGATGCTGATCGCCGGGTTGCTGGTCAGCCTTGTGCCAGTGGTGCTCTGTTTCCTGTTCGGTGCCTACGTGCTGCGTATGAACCGCGCCCTGCTGTTTGGTGCGATCATGGGCGCTCGCACCTGCGCACCGGCAATGGAAATCATCAGCGATACTGCGCGTAGTAACATTCCTGCATTGGGCTATGCTGGCACCTACGCCATCGCTAACGTGCTATTAACGCTGGCGGGTTCGCTGATCGTCGTATTGTGGCCGGAGATACCCGGATAG
- the upp gene encoding uracil phosphoribosyltransferase, protein MKIVEVKHPLVKHKIGLMREHDISTKRFRELAAEVGSLLTYEATADLETERATVEGWCGPVEVDQLKGKKITIVPILRAGLGMIEGVLEHLPSARISVVGVYRDEETLKPVPYFQKLASNIEERMALVVDPMLATGGSMIATLDLLKKAGCNSIKVLVLVAVPEGIAALEKAHPDVELYTAPIDQYLDEKGYIVPGLGDAGDKIFGTK, encoded by the coding sequence ATGAAGATCGTTGAGGTGAAACATCCGCTGGTAAAGCACAAAATTGGCCTGATGCGTGAGCATGACATCAGTACCAAACGCTTCCGTGAGTTGGCCGCTGAAGTGGGTAGCTTGCTAACCTATGAAGCGACCGCTGACCTGGAGACGGAGCGAGCCACCGTTGAAGGCTGGTGTGGGCCGGTTGAAGTGGATCAACTTAAAGGGAAAAAAATTACCATCGTACCCATTCTGCGCGCGGGTTTGGGCATGATTGAAGGAGTACTGGAACACCTCCCAAGTGCGCGTATCAGCGTAGTGGGTGTTTACCGCGATGAAGAAACCCTCAAACCCGTGCCTTACTTCCAAAAGCTGGCTTCTAACATTGAAGAGCGTATGGCACTGGTCGTTGACCCGATGCTGGCCACTGGCGGTTCGATGATCGCTACCCTCGATCTGCTGAAGAAAGCAGGCTGCAACAGTATCAAAGTACTGGTGCTGGTAGCGGTGCCGGAGGGTATCGCCGCGTTGGAGAAGGCGCATCCTGATGTTGAGCTGTACACCGCCCCTATCGATCAATACCTTGATGAGAAGGGCTACATTGTGCCGGGCTTGGGTGACGCGGGCGACAAGATATTTGGTACCAAATAA
- the purM gene encoding phosphoribosylformylglycinamidine cyclo-ligase: protein MTDKTSLSYKDAGVDIDAGNTLVDRIKGVVKQTRRPEVMGGLGGFGALCALPQKYREPVLVSGTDGVGTKLRLAMDLKRHDTIGIDLVAMCVNDLVVQGAEPLFFLDYYATGKLDVDTAASVVTGIAEGCKQSGCALVGGETAEMPGMYHGADYDVAGFCVGVVEKSNIIDGSLVQSGDALIALGASGPHSNGYSLVRKILEVNNTDPATTLLAGKTLADHLLAPTKIYVKSVLELIETVEVHAIAHLTGGGFWENIPRVLPAGIQAVIDEASWQWPAVFHWLQQAGNVSRHEMYRTFNCGVGMVIALPEAEVEAALALLNATGENAWKIGKLTASASEQQVVING from the coding sequence GTGACCGATAAAACCTCTCTCAGCTATAAAGACGCAGGTGTCGATATCGATGCTGGCAACACATTGGTAGACCGCATCAAAGGTGTCGTTAAACAGACCCGTCGCCCGGAAGTGATGGGTGGCCTGGGCGGGTTTGGTGCCCTGTGTGCATTGCCACAGAAATACCGCGAACCGGTGCTGGTTTCCGGTACTGATGGTGTAGGTACTAAGCTACGTCTGGCCATGGATCTGAAACGCCACGACACCATTGGCATCGATCTGGTTGCCATGTGCGTGAACGATCTGGTGGTTCAGGGCGCTGAGCCGCTGTTCTTCCTCGATTACTACGCCACCGGCAAACTCGACGTGGACACCGCCGCCAGCGTGGTTACGGGCATCGCCGAAGGTTGCAAGCAATCTGGCTGTGCGTTGGTGGGCGGTGAAACCGCTGAAATGCCGGGCATGTACCACGGTGCAGACTATGATGTGGCTGGCTTCTGCGTAGGTGTGGTCGAGAAATCCAACATCATTGACGGCAGCTTGGTGCAGTCCGGCGATGCCCTAATCGCCTTGGGCGCTTCCGGCCCGCACTCCAACGGCTACTCATTGGTGCGCAAAATCCTGGAGGTCAACAACACCGACCCCGCTACCACCCTGCTGGCAGGCAAAACGCTGGCGGATCACCTGCTAGCCCCAACCAAAATTTACGTGAAATCGGTACTGGAACTGATCGAGACAGTCGAAGTACACGCCATCGCCCACCTGACCGGTGGCGGTTTCTGGGAAAATATCCCGCGCGTGCTGCCAGCAGGCATACAAGCGGTGATCGACGAAGCCAGTTGGCAATGGCCAGCAGTATTCCATTGGTTACAGCAGGCCGGCAACGTCAGCCGCCATGAGATGTATCGTACTTTCAACTGCGGCGTGGGCATGGTTATTGCCCTGCCGGAAGCCGAGGTGGAAGCCGCCCTCGCGTTGCTAAATGCAACAGGGGAAAATGCGTGGAAGATCGGTAAACTGACCGCATCGGCGAGCGAGCAACAGGTGGTCATCAACGGATGA
- the purN gene encoding phosphoribosylglycinamide formyltransferase, translating to MKKIVVLISGQGSNLQALIDACQQGQISAKIVAVFSNKAQAYGLQRAKAAGIAAHALDANAYQDRAAFDAALADAIDQYQPDLVVLAGYMRILNPPFVQRYAGRMLNIHPSLLPKYPGLHTHRQAIDNGDSEHGTSVHFVTEQLDGGPVILQAKVPIFPGDEEDDVIARVQAQEHTLYPLVVNWFVTGRLVMRENAAWLDGEHLPAPGHAAD from the coding sequence ATGAAAAAGATCGTGGTGTTGATTTCTGGTCAAGGGAGCAATCTCCAGGCACTCATTGATGCCTGCCAGCAGGGGCAGATCAGTGCCAAGATCGTGGCAGTATTCAGCAATAAGGCGCAGGCTTACGGTCTTCAGCGCGCCAAAGCGGCAGGTATTGCCGCTCACGCGCTGGACGCCAACGCTTACCAGGATCGCGCGGCGTTCGACGCAGCCTTGGCCGACGCCATCGACCAATATCAGCCTGATCTGGTGGTACTGGCTGGTTATATGCGTATCCTCAACCCGCCGTTCGTGCAGCGCTATGCTGGCCGCATGCTGAATATCCACCCTTCCCTATTGCCAAAATACCCTGGGCTGCATACCCACCGTCAAGCCATAGACAATGGTGATAGCGAACACGGCACCTCGGTGCATTTCGTGACCGAACAGCTCGACGGCGGCCCGGTGATCCTACAGGCCAAGGTGCCTATCTTCCCCGGTGACGAAGAAGATGATGTGATCGCGCGGGTACAGGCGCAGGAACACACCCTTTATCCATTGGTGGTGAATTGGTTTGTCACTGGTCGGCTGGTGATGCGTGAAAACGCCGCCTGGCTGGACGGTGAGCACCTACCCGCACCAGGGCATGCCGCTGACTGA
- the speG gene encoding spermidine N1-acetyltransferase, which yields MSSTTSVRLRPLERDDLAFVHQMDNNASVMRYWFEEPYEAFMELSDLYNKHIHDQSERRFIIEHQSSKVGLVELVEINHIHRRAEFQIIIDPAHQGKGYASSAVRLAMDYGFSVLNLYKLYLIVDKENAKAIHIYSKLGFNVEGELIDEFFVSGEYRTVLRMCIFQPQYLEKFTILSDKSLVK from the coding sequence ATGTCCAGCACTACTAGTGTCAGGCTACGCCCATTGGAACGGGATGATTTGGCGTTCGTCCACCAGATGGACAACAACGCCAGTGTGATGCGTTATTGGTTTGAAGAACCCTATGAAGCCTTTATGGAGCTTTCCGATCTCTACAACAAACACATCCACGATCAGAGCGAACGGCGTTTTATCATCGAACACCAAAGCAGCAAAGTCGGGTTGGTGGAACTGGTGGAGATCAATCACATCCACCGCCGTGCAGAATTCCAGATCATCATAGATCCGGCGCACCAAGGCAAAGGCTACGCCAGTAGTGCCGTCCGCCTGGCGATGGATTACGGCTTCTCGGTGCTCAACCTGTACAAGCTGTACCTGATTGTCGATAAGGAAAACGCCAAGGCGATCCATATCTACAGCAAATTGGGGTTTAACGTAGAAGGCGAACTGATCGATGAGTTCTTTGTCAGTGGCGAATACCGCACCGTATTGCGCATGTGTATCTTCCAGCCGCAGTACCTGGAGAAGTTCACGATCCTCAGCGATAAATCATTGGTGAAATGA
- the ppk1 gene encoding polyphosphate kinase 1, whose product MGQEKLYIEKELSWLSFNERVLQEAADKSNPLIERMRFLGIYSNNLDEFYKVRFADLKRRILINEEQGSADDSRHLLKKIQAKVLETDQEFDSLYNDLLLEMARNQIFLINERQISENQQIWLRQYFKQQLRQHITPILINHDTNLAQFLKDDYTYLAVEIIQGTRIDYALLEIPSDKVPRFVNLPPEAPRRRKPMILLDNILRYCLDDIFKGFFDYDALNAYSMKMTRDAEYDLVTEMETSLLELMSSSLKQRLTAEPVRFVYQSDMPNPMVELLCGKLGISNYDSVIAGGRYHNFKDFISFPNVGKANLVNKPLPRLRHSWFDRFRNGFDAIREKDVLLYYPYHTFEHVLELLLQASFDPSVLAIKINIYRVAKDSRIIESMIHAAHNGKKVTVVVELQARFDEAANIHWAKRLTEAGVHVIFSAPGLKIHAKLFLISRREGEAIVRYAHIGTGNFNEKTARSYTDYSLLTADSRITKEVRRVFNFIENPYRPVTFNHLMVSPQNSRLKLYQLIDNEIANAQAGEQAGIMLKINNLVDKGLVDRLYSASAAGVKIRLLVRGMCSLIPHLPGISDNIQIISIVDRYLEHDRVYVFTNKGDKQVYLSSADWMTRNIDYRIEVAVSLLDPTLKQRVLDILEILFSDTVKARYLDKKLSNQYVPRGNRRKIRAQVTIYEYLKALEQPGQ is encoded by the coding sequence ATGGGTCAGGAAAAGCTCTACATCGAAAAAGAACTAAGCTGGTTATCCTTTAATGAACGTGTGTTGCAGGAAGCCGCAGATAAAAGCAATCCCCTGATTGAGCGCATGCGTTTTCTCGGCATTTACTCCAACAACCTCGACGAGTTCTATAAAGTCCGCTTTGCCGACCTCAAGCGGCGCATCTTGATCAATGAAGAGCAAGGCTCCGCTGACGACTCCCGCCACCTACTAAAAAAAATTCAGGCCAAAGTGTTAGAAACCGATCAGGAGTTCGACAGCCTGTATAACGATCTATTGCTGGAGATGGCACGCAACCAAATCTTCCTGATCAACGAACGCCAAATCTCGGAAAACCAGCAAATCTGGCTAAGGCAGTATTTCAAACAGCAATTGCGCCAGCACATCACGCCAATCTTGATCAATCACGACACCAATCTGGCACAGTTCCTAAAAGACGATTACACCTATCTGGCGGTAGAGATTATCCAGGGGACACGCATCGACTACGCGCTGCTGGAAATCCCATCCGACAAAGTGCCACGCTTTGTCAATCTGCCGCCAGAAGCGCCACGCCGCCGCAAGCCGATGATCCTGCTGGACAACATTTTACGCTACTGCCTGGATGATATCTTCAAGGGTTTCTTCGACTACGATGCACTTAACGCCTACTCGATGAAAATGACCCGCGATGCGGAATACGACCTGGTCACCGAGATGGAAACCAGCCTATTAGAACTGATGTCTTCCAGTTTGAAGCAACGCCTCACCGCCGAGCCAGTACGCTTTGTCTACCAAAGTGATATGCCGAACCCGATGGTGGAGTTGCTGTGCGGCAAGCTTGGCATCTCCAACTACGATTCAGTGATCGCCGGTGGCCGCTACCATAATTTCAAAGACTTCATCAGCTTCCCGAATGTCGGCAAAGCCAACCTTGTCAACAAGCCACTGCCACGGCTACGCCATAGCTGGTTCGACCGCTTCCGCAACGGCTTTGATGCCATCCGCGAAAAAGACGTGCTGCTGTATTACCCCTACCACACCTTCGAGCATGTGCTGGAACTGCTACTTCAGGCATCGTTCGATCCCAGCGTACTGGCGATAAAGATCAATATTTACCGCGTGGCAAAGGACTCACGCATCATCGAATCGATGATCCACGCCGCGCACAATGGCAAAAAGGTCACGGTAGTGGTCGAGCTGCAAGCACGCTTTGATGAAGCGGCCAATATCCACTGGGCCAAGCGCCTGACCGAAGCTGGCGTACACGTTATTTTCTCGGCACCGGGGCTGAAAATACATGCCAAACTATTCTTGATTTCGCGCCGTGAAGGCGAAGCAATCGTGCGTTATGCCCATATCGGCACCGGTAATTTTAATGAAAAGACGGCACGTAGCTATACCGACTATTCGTTGCTGACTGCGGACTCGCGCATCACCAAAGAAGTGCGCCGGGTGTTCAACTTTATTGAGAACCCGTACCGGCCAGTCACCTTCAACCACCTGATGGTGTCGCCACAGAACTCACGGCTGAAACTGTATCAACTGATCGACAACGAAATCGCCAATGCCCAGGCTGGAGAGCAAGCCGGGATCATGCTAAAAATCAATAATTTGGTGGATAAGGGATTGGTAGATAGGTTATATAGTGCCTCCGCTGCGGGGGTGAAAATCCGCCTGTTGGTGCGTGGCATGTGTTCTTTGATTCCCCACTTGCCGGGGATCAGTGACAATATCCAGATAATCAGCATCGTTGACCGCTATCTGGAACACGATCGGGTCTACGTTTTCACCAACAAAGGTGACAAACAGGTTTATCTGTCCTCCGCCGACTGGATGACCCGTAACATAGATTACCGCATCGAAGTGGCGGTATCGCTACTTGACCCAACGTTGAAACAGCGCGTTCTGGATATTCTAGAGATCCTGTTCAGCGATACAGTCAAAGCCCGCTATCTAGATAAAAAACTGAGCAACCAGTACGTGCCACGCGGTAATCGCCGGAAGATACGCGCTCAGGTCACTATTTATGAATATTTAAAAGCTCTGGAACAACCAGGACAATAG